Proteins found in one Perca fluviatilis chromosome 9, GENO_Pfluv_1.0, whole genome shotgun sequence genomic segment:
- the LOC120564993 gene encoding claudin-19-like, producing the protein MASSGLQLLGYFLALIGLAATVAATLMVEWKKQYQGKTYRIYEGLWMSCSGNERTTCEFHQYLLKLPPEVQATRAVMLVSVFLSSVALMVSTVGMKCTRFMDGKAEFKSAVAMIGGIMFLIAGLLTITMTSWYVKMIVQKSYEYHSLTSAEFGNAVFVSWAGGFFTMAGGAFLSCRRCSGSQTGSISSNHLLPTTHPKSNYV; encoded by the exons ATGGCCAGCTCGGGACTTCAGCTCCTCGGTTACTTCCTCGCACTTATCGGTCTCGCGGCCACTGTTGCCGCTACTTTGATGGTTGAATGGAAGAAGCAGTACCAGGGCAAAACTTACCGCATCTATGAGGGCTTGTGGATGAGCTGCAGTGGCAATGAGAGAACAACCTGTGAATTTCACCAGTACCTCCTGAAGCTGCCAc CTGAGGTCCAGGCTACCAGGGCCGTGATGCTGGTCAGcgtcttcctctcctctgtggcGCTGATGGTCTCAACCGTGGGAATGAAATGCACCCGCTTCATGGACGGCAAAGCTGAGTTCAAATCCGCAGTAGCTATGATTGGAGGAATCATGTTCCTGATTGCAG gtttattgaccattacCATGACTTCCTGGTATGTCAAAATGATTGTCCAGAAATCCTATGAATACCATAGCCTGACCag TGCTGAGTTTGGTAATGCCGTCTTTGTCAGCTGGGCTGGCGGCTTCTTCACTATGGCTGGAGGGGCTTTCCTAAGCTGTCGGAGATGCTCAGGGTCCCAGACTGGGTCCATCAGCTCCAACCACCTCCTCCCCACCACCCACCCTAAGTCAAACTACGTCTAG